In Puniceicoccus vermicola, one DNA window encodes the following:
- a CDS encoding lipase family protein produces MSASRSGFIPIADVPDARRTHLFHPERVSVTVEPGVAWPGFVLEDLRTAWHLATLCHAVYHERQAVEETLQTFGWEWIARVERDGVRADLFRRGETIVLSGCGTRPREVQNLRHDLDAAWVAHSAGGRVHRGFADAWSTLRAELQELPRPNVVTGHSLGGALAILAAAEYPEVGAMIFGSPRVGDVEFSENFRGRELIRYQGPADVVCQLPPKSLGFSHAGRLAVLAESRRWLDPDPSTASKLRRRSQWSFASRLPWLHPRALWFRELADHAIHNYCRILAMAAKEG; encoded by the coding sequence GTGAGCGCTTCGCGCAGCGGCTTCATTCCGATTGCCGATGTGCCGGATGCGCGGCGCACGCATCTGTTTCACCCGGAGCGGGTTTCGGTGACGGTGGAACCGGGAGTGGCCTGGCCCGGATTCGTTCTCGAAGATCTCCGAACCGCCTGGCACTTGGCGACGCTTTGCCACGCCGTCTACCATGAGAGGCAAGCGGTGGAGGAGACGTTGCAAACCTTCGGTTGGGAATGGATCGCCCGGGTCGAGCGAGACGGTGTCCGTGCGGATTTGTTTCGCCGTGGGGAAACGATTGTCCTCAGCGGTTGTGGGACGCGTCCCCGGGAAGTGCAAAATCTTCGTCATGACTTGGATGCAGCCTGGGTCGCTCACTCGGCCGGAGGGCGGGTGCATCGGGGCTTCGCGGACGCCTGGTCGACTCTGCGCGCGGAGTTGCAGGAATTGCCCCGACCGAATGTCGTCACCGGGCACAGTCTCGGAGGCGCTCTGGCAATCCTGGCTGCGGCCGAATATCCCGAGGTTGGGGCGATGATTTTTGGCAGTCCTCGGGTAGGGGATGTGGAGTTTTCGGAGAATTTTCGAGGCAGAGAATTGATCCGCTACCAAGGACCGGCGGATGTGGTCTGCCAGCTGCCCCCGAAGAGTTTGGGGTTTTCCCATGCCGGGCGTTTGGCCGTGCTCGCGGAGTCGCGACGCTGGCTCGATCCGGACCCATCGACGGCTTCCAAACTGCGCCGTCGTAGTCAGTGGAGCTTTGCATCTCGTTTGCCTTGGCTCCATCCAAGAGCCCTCTGGTTCCGCGAGTTAGCTGACCACGCGATTCATAATTATTGCCGGATTCTGGCGATGGCGGCAAAGGAGGGGTGA